One Lachancea thermotolerans CBS 6340 chromosome F complete sequence DNA window includes the following coding sequences:
- the NUP133 gene encoding Nup133p (similar to uniprot|P36161 Saccharomyces cerevisiae YKR082W NUP133 Subunit of the Nup84p subcomplex of the nuclear pore complex (NPC) localizes to both sides of the NPC required to establish a normal nucleocytoplasmic concentration gradient of the GTPase Gsp1p), whose amino-acid sequence MSSKPLFQLRKELDSSNEAASDTEVTQSFVEQFQVSNNIEPYVSDKFTNEVVLTENEKYTVSKLPSSLNFLPESPDLDGLVDAHSGNAIVNDNDNLYIWAYRSTQAQPSVSRIPLHEEHISQSSVPKVVFTWPAAMDDESAAQSSGVCIVNRKSGLVQFYEDVDTINHLSSLLSKSKCHELNLKLKDKETVEDVVNCEPAGILISTSKGRALFVTIRDFSGKPRLHLKAQLVKSHLGFFFSPNKFKKVVSIKPGHIPGKGERLAFILTSGGDFHVWNLSAVSNCHRKISINLYDQILESLQDLYPFAHSSLLLLDSHPLDTEGSAHMVLSSITNYDGACYYILTTIKIDESTNSFAIFSTYRLNTYVSAFSEENRPRLIVPLSSNQDASESTEPSITSVYTIFPDAVVLTQVSAKLDQTYSLRRKWEDIISFRDDVNIIGHGNDSESVYLISRGMGVLMVTTSKTGNTSGFHDVRFIKSHIQQAVYFSGLSSSPIDFNLSPDISLQREEIEEDLLASSNEILLSKSIYIPPKLKSLERHASMRVGLYRRLLAFTKSNFLNKISPSVKIELIESFEVLNASSQLLPYTEKSKETKEVWLRVLEANGVTEEDFMRHDLDKFPKVLSQFLQQLQLTLASTTHNKLWPQCIEMIISCLYRGALEDGEEYYRFGMFEMDKHELHSQLPWYVQHSIPEAVNNLLYGLVDYSKMSQDSEQHADQILSLVKALYYMSNQTSLWLQQDTKRADNNDCTSVSKLFKENRLSWNEMLCDIGRSSDSLHICEFYEDLPSLAQTLNTLPNEASEGLYTHYFQKFGYNFAAQLFTNYITHGRLQELYNKFGCQNSYLKKFFDENLQFAEVGWMEKILNEQYSEAADILTKISTDNKKAGNLDRDQTRLSVAKLCVLASEASYEFENLTMIQSGLDIIDGQKDLAAMLESGIKLHKRFEECSAVQKLYKRLSENISASNRLTLSEVVEMYTILNSKEGFFRALKLLSLVKVSMDFEKIKFLEIMIWRRCILFDNMRSLEETSSALFHTLKKSFDDQLYLSAHFTLPSLTALLDKTTVTSEYFAAEYDSRKDDVRGLFESVAEEQSEIMELSDELSPQIKSVIAASNDSSTQKCVINYETNQIEGLT is encoded by the coding sequence ATGTCAAGCAAGCCGCTCTTTCAGCTCagaaaagagcttgatagCTCTAATGAAGCTGCAAGTGATACGGAGGTCACACAGTCTTTCGTGGAACAATTTCAAGTTAGCAACAACATTGAGCCATATGTTTCCGACAAATTTACGAATGAGGTTGTCCTAACCGAGAACGAAAAGTACACGGTTAGTAAGCTTCCCTCTAGCCTTAATTTTCTTCCAGAGTCTCCAGACTTGGACGGATTAGTGGACGCGCATTCAGGTAACGCAATAGTGAACGATAATGACAACCTGTATATTTGGGCTTACCGCTCCACACAGGCCCAGCCTTCTGTAAGCAGGATTCCGTTACATGAAGAACACATATCGCAGAGTTCTGTTCCCAAGGTCGTTTTCACGTGGCCTGCCGCAATGGATGATGAAAGCGCAGCCCAGTCCTCGGGCGTGTGCATAGTCAACAGAAAATCAGGGTTAGTCCAATTTTACGAGGATGTGGACACAATCAATCACCTCTCATCTCTACTCTCAAAAAGCAAGTGCCACGaattgaacttgaagctaaAAGATAAGGAAACAGTGGAGGATGTGGTCAACTGTGAGCCTGCCGGAATCCTCATATCGACTTCAAAAGGCAGAGCTTTATTTGTCACAATAAGAGACTTTTCAGGGAAACCGCGGCTGCACCTGAAGGCGCAATTAGTTAAATCGCACTTGGgattctttttttcaccTAATAAATTCAAGAAAGTGGTGTCAATAAAGCCAGGACATATTCCGGGAAAAGGTGAGCGTTTGGCTTTCATACTTACGAGTGGCGGTGATTTTCATGTATGGAATCTGTCTGCGGTCTCAAATTGTCATCGGAAGATCTCTATCAACTTGTATGATCAAATTTTGGAATCATTGCAAGATCTTTACCCGTTTGCGCATAGCTCTTTGTTGCTGCTAGACTCGCATCCTCTTGACACTGAGGGGTCTGCTCACATGGTATTGTCTTCCATTACCAACTACGATGGTGCATGTTATTATATTTTGACAACTATAAAGATTGATGAGTCAACAAATAGCTTTGCAATCTTTTCGACCTACAGGTTGAACACCTACGTTTCGGCGTTTTCCGAAGAAAATAGACCCCGCCTTATTGTCCCTTTATCCAGTAACCAAGACGCCAGCGAATCGACCGAGCCTTCTATTACTTCTGTTTACACAATTTTTCCGGATGCAGTTGTTCTCACTCAAGTCAGCGCGAAACTCGACCAAACTTATTCCTTGAGAAGAAAATGGGAAGACATAATAAGTTTTCGAGATGACGTGAACATTATCGGTCATGGAAATGACTCCGAATCTGTTTACCTTATCAGTAGAGGTATGGGCGTGCTTATGGTGACTACATCGAAGACAGGTAATACAAGTGGCTTTCATGATGTTAGATTCATCAAATCGCACATCCAGCAAGCGGTTTATTTTTCGGGACTTTCATCCTCTCCCATCGACTTCAACCTTTCTCCTGATATATCTCTTCAAAGggaagagattgaagaggaCCTTTTGGCTTCCAGCAATGAAATACTGCTTTCGAAATCAATCTATATCCCGCCGAAACTCAAATCTCTTGAACGTCATGCCAGCATGCGGGTCGGGCTTTACAGGAGACTCCTTGCATTCACGAAATCCAACTTCTTAAACAAAATTTCGCCATCCGTTAAAATTGAGCTCATTGAGTCTTTTGAGGTGCTGaacgcttcttctcaacTTCTCCCATATACCGAAAAATCTAAAGAGACTAAGGAAGTCTGGTTAAGAGTTCTCGAGGCTAACGGTGTCACTGAAGAAGATTTTATGAGGCACGATCTCGACAAATTTCCTAAGGTGCTTTCTCAGTTCTTGCAACAGCTTCAACTAACACTAGCCTCCACAACTCACAACAAGCTATGGCCCCAATGCATTGAAATGATCATATCATGTTTATATAGGGGCGCCTTGGAGGACGGTGAGGAGTACTATAGGTTCGGCATGTTTGAGATGGATAAGCATGAACTGCATAGCCAACTACCTTGGTATGTACAGCACTCCATTCCCGAAGCTGTCAACAACTTGCTTTATGGATTAGTTGATTATTCGAAGATGTCGCAAGACTCTGAACAACATGCCGATCAAATTCTTTCGTTAGTCAAAGCGCTTTATTACATGAGTAACCAGACCTCTTTATGGCTTCAGCAAGACACCAAACGAGCTGATAATAATGATTGCACTTCAGTTTCGAAACTATTTAAAGAGAACCGCTTAAGCTGGAACGAGATGCTCTGTGATATTGGCAGGAGCTCGGATTCTCTGCACATTTGCGAATTTTACGAGGATTTACCTTCCCTTGCACAGACCTTGAATACCTTACCTAATGAGGCATCTGAAGGCCTCTACACACACtacttccaaaaatttggttATAATTTTGCAGCACAACTTTTCACAAATTACATTACTCACGGAAGACTACAGGAGCTTTACAATAAGTTCGGGTGTCAAAATTCATATCTAAAgaagttttttgatgaaaacttACAATTTGCCGAAGTTGGATGGATGGAAAAGATTTTGAACGAGCAATATAGTGAAGCTGCTGAtattttgacaaaaatTTCCACTGATAACAAGAAAGCTGGTAACCTTGATAGAGACCAAACAAGGCTCAGCGTAGCCAAATTATGTGTTCTCGCTTCCGAGGCGTCCTatgagtttgaaaacttaACAATGATCCAATCCGGACTTGATATAATTGATGGCCAAAAAGACCTTGCGGCGATGCTTGAATCTGGCATAAAGCTCCACAAGCGTTTCGAAGAGTGCAGTGCGGTCCAGAAGCTTTACAAGCGCTTATCGGAAAACATTTCTGCTTCTAATAGGTTAACTCTATCGGAGGTCGTAGAAATGTACACGATTTTAAACAGCAAAGAGGGGTTCTTCCGCGCGCTGAAACTTTTGTCATTAGTAAAGGTATCCatggattttgaaaagatcaagttcCTGGAAATTATGATATGGAGAAGGTGCATCCTATTCGACAACATGCGCAGCCTCGAAGAAACTAGCTCCGCTCTATTCCACACACTGAAGAAATCTTTCGACGATCAGCTTTACTTATCCGCCCACTTTACGCTGCCAAGCCTAACAGCTTTGTTGGACAAAACAACTGTGACATCAGAATACTTTGCAGCAGAGTACGATAGCCGCAAAGACGATGTCCGCGGCCTTTTTGAGTCCGTagctgaagaacaaagCGAAATTATGGAGCTAAGTGACGAGCTTAGTCCCCAAATCAAGTCTGTCATTGCTGCAAGTAATGATAGCAGCACCCAAAAATGCGTCATTAATTATGAAACTAACCAAATCGAAGGCCTTACCTAA
- the SGO1 gene encoding Sgo1p (weakly similar to uniprot|Q08490 Saccharomyces cerevisiae YOR073W SGO1 Component of the spindle checkpoint involved in sensing lack of tension on mitotic chromosomes protects centromeric Rec8p at meiosis I required for accurate chromosomal segregation at meiosis II and for mitotic chromosome stability), with protein sequence MAKTVRKRGSGTQLQVSPTHDSNDMPQIQQFQDLIDLQKSEFETIRSGYTQQNAQLAKSNSSLMIKVREMDKSVSELIQENVLLRSKLSMKELQFKERLTCHIQVMEKGVLQRFEEILHMFASIRRREGLEPPPENLMERSSFFSEPKSILKRNRASSGGKNPRGSTIAFDETENQVFSPQADRQQENASTRTEQIPSPPSKKRRKSSRRESLFHPSDFEFSDDEENANSSPGMDAVDSPQLPSEPITSNENVELDTARVGMESQQEPVEEPCNLTNSLIDYSIPEEVPEGEQESFSADTSSKVSVYRDNRDILNTRSIAYSTELSSERSPGNQGAAKDSQHPSFIQNSTSSQKKVKHSMKSRGVQKKMIDEVMPTTCGTTSELSDSSRSRRTRGRAINYALPSLRAKMRRPTEKLVDATTVTNIRDLQVVTGRTKSSSKSRDGTPFYDENSVQNLPPQPSNMIPGSDYEKPKNVTPTSHEKPKEASILNDAQESSANVESINVAKLNPLKDITNKAPAKPSNKTKKLFKKPIVGDLGDENSCSLDESSASHSASFRVNEEDLSVFDLLDDLKTNKAPKTHRARAGQATEKRGRKTAFRL encoded by the coding sequence ATGGCCAAAACTGTGCGAAAGCGCGGTTCGGGCACTCAATTGCAGGTCTCCCCGACACACGATTCTAACGACATGCCTCAGATACAACAGTTCCAAGACCTCATAGACCTTCAGAAAAGCGAATTCGAAACAATAAGAAGCGGCTACACGCAACAAAATGCTCAGCTAGCAAAGTCTAACAGCTCATTGATGATAAAAGTGCGAGAAATGGACAAGAGCGTTAGTGAACTTATACAAGAAAATGTACTATTGAGGTCGAAGCTATCGATGAAGGAGTTACAGTTTAAAGAGAGATTAACGTGTCACATTCAAGTTATGGAGAAGGGTGTTCTCCAACGGTTTGAGGAAATATTGCATATGTTCGCATCAATTAGAAGGCGTGAGGGGCTGGAACCACCGCCTGAAAACTTAATGGAACGATCTTCATTTTTTAGCGAGCCTAAatctattttgaaaagaaacAGGGCTTCTAGTGGCGGTAAAAACCCGCGTGGCTCTACCATTGCATTCGACGAGACTGAGAACCAAGTCTTTTCACCACAAGCTGACCGGCAACAAGAAAATGCGAGCACAAGAACTGAACAAATACCTAGCCCGCCTTCTAAGAAGAGGCGGAAAAGCTCTAGGAGAGAGTCACTTTTTCATCCCTCTGATTTCGAGTTTtcggacgacgaggaaaACGCAAACTCCAGTCCTGGAATGGATGCGGTGGACTCCCCACAGCTGCCTTCAGAACCTATCACCTCTAATGAGAATGTTGAGCTAGACACCGCAAGAGTTGGCATGGAATCACAGCAAGAGCCCGTTGAAGAGCCGTGTAATTTAACCAACTCTTTGATTGACTATTCTATACCTGAAGAGGTTCCAGAGGGGGAACAAGAAAGTTTTAGCGCTGACACTTCTAGCAAAGTTAGTGTATACCGCGACAACCGTGATATTCTGAATACTAGAAGCATAGCGTACTCAACCGAGTTGTCCTCAGAAAGAAGCCCTGGGAACCAGGGAGCAGCCAAGGATTCTCAGCACCCCTCTTTTATCCAAAACTCCACGTCGTCTCAGAAGAAAGTCAAACACTCCATGAAATCTAgaggagttcaaaaaaaaatgattGATGAGGTTATGCCTACTACATGCGGAACAACTAGTGAGCTTTCAGACAGCTCTAGATCTAGAAGAACCCGTGGAAGAGCCATTAATTACGCTTTACCTTCTTTGAGGGCGAAAATGAGAAGACCCACGGAAAAGCTTGTCGACGCTACCACCGTCACTAACATTCGGGATCTTCAAGTCGTAACTGGTCGTACGAagtcaagttcaaaatctcGAGATGGAACTCCTTTTTACGACGAAAATTCAGTCCAAAATTTGCCCCCTCAACCCAGTAATATGATTCCAGGCTCCGATTatgaaaaaccaaaaaatgTAACTCCTACATCCCACGAAAAACCCAAAGAAGCTTCCATTCTTAACGATGCTCAGGAATCCTCTGCAAATGTTGAGTCAATAAATGTTGCAAAATTGAACCCCCTAAAGGATATAACAAACAAAGCCCCTGCCAAGCCAtccaacaaaaccaaaaagcttttcaaaaaaccaaTAGTCGGAGACCTGGGTGATGAAAATTCTTGTAGTCTCGACGAAAGCTCTGCAAGCCATAGCGCTAGCTTCCGAGTTAATGAGGAAGACCTCTCAGTATTTGATTTACTAGATGATCTTAAAACGAATAAAGCGCCTAAAACACATAGGGCAAGGGCAGGCCAGGCGACTGAGAAGCGTGGTAGGAAAACTGCATTTAGATTATAG
- the CDC21 gene encoding thymidylate synthase (highly similar to uniprot|P06785 Saccharomyces cerevisiae YOR074C CDC21 Thymidylate synthase required for de novo biosynthesis of pyrimidine deoxyribonucleotides expression is induced at G1/S): MQNQQKDTFEIQLDTFEPMTEQELKKQKLEKKNAEEQQYLDLCQRIIEEGDFRPDRTGTGTYSLFVPPQLRFDLSNDRFPLLTTKRVFTKGIILELLWFISGCTDGKKLSEQGVKIWEGNGSREYLDKLGLTDRREGDLGPVYGFQWRHFGADYKTCEDDYTNQGFDQLEDIIHRIKTNPTDRRIIMSAWNPPDFAKMALPPCHVFSQFYVTLPKKEGERPKLSCLLYQRSCDMGLGVPFNIASYALLTKMIAHVCEMEPGEFIHTMGDAHVYKDHIDALKEQIQRFPRDFPKLKIKRNVADINDFKYEDFEISEYNPHGKIQMKMSV; the protein is encoded by the coding sequence ATGCAAAATCAGCAAAAGGATACCTTTGAGATACAGTTGGATACATTCGAACCAATGACAGAGcaagaactcaaaaagcagaagttggagaagaagaatgcCGAAGAGCAACAATACCTGGATTTATGTCAGCGGATAATAGAAGAGGGGGACTTTAGGCCAGACAGGACAGGAACAGGTACCTACAGTCTCTTTGTTCCCCCACAGCTGCGGTTTGATTTGAGCAATGACAGATTTCCCTTGCTAACAACGAAAAGGGTGTTTACCAAAGGAATCATCCTTGAGTTACTGTGGTTTATTTCTGGTTGTACCGATGgaaaaaagctctctgaGCAGGGCGTGAAAATTTGGGAGGGGAATGGATCTCGGGAGTACCTCGATAAACTGGGATTGACAGATAGACGTGAGGGAGACCTTGGCCCCGTTTACGGCTTCCAGTGGAGGCATTTCGGAGCTGACTACAAAACCTGCGAGGACGACTACACCAATCAAGGATTTGATCAGCTGGAAGACATTATACACCGTATAAAAACTAACCCTACTGACAGGCGAATCATCATGAGCGCGTGGAACCCGCCAGACTTCGCAAAGATGGCTCTCCCACCCTGCCACGTTTTTTCTCAGTTCTACGTCACTCTTCCCAAAAAGGAGGGAGAGAGACCCAAGCTATCGTGTCTTTTATATCAGAGGTCCTGTGACATGGGGTTGGGAGTTCCTTTCAATATTGCATCATATGCGCTTTTGACCAAAATGATTGCCCATGTTTGTGAAATGGAGCCGGGCGAGTTTATTCACACTATGGGTGACGCCCATGTTTACAAAGACCACATTGACGCGCTTAAAGAACAGATTCAAAGATTTCCTAGAGACTTTCCGAAGTTaaagatcaagagaaacGTAGCAGACATTAATGATTTCAAATatgaagattttgaaatttcgGAGTACAACCCGCATGGGAAAATACAAATGAAAATGAGTGTATAA
- the UFE1 gene encoding Ufe1p (similar to uniprot|P41834 Saccharomyces cerevisiae YOR075W UFE1 t-SNARE that resides on the endoplasmic reticulum and mediates retrograde traffic from the Golgi complex potential Cdc28p substrate endoplasmic reticulum t-SNARE coprecipitates with Sec20p Tip1p. and Sec22p): MSDLTPLFKKYVTVFSEDEKRSIDRRAQDNRKPSKKYMVNDTFVKECSELLRHILELQKVVFSLKPQYESDSELSEREKDDFDTEVRLLIQQYFGKLKFLGRYEKKRQQIVKDQFLTNSDSELFSLFKSRDEQFELFHLTNNKHRDGVLQSLNMLLSSIFSSISRMQQQRLSRKKELESIDFNAQLYAPIHNMVGSVSQSPPIETTQQEVEQYKQTVSQLSQQQLQILETEHEELLNLKTQELESAENLGRTMVQISSLQNEIATHLQSQTQNIFTLLDNHDDVELDIQKGNRQLKKAQRRSGKSAKLIVYLSVIFGVLILFLDFIN; this comes from the coding sequence ATGTCTGATCTTACTCCGCTATTCAAGAAGTACGTCACCGTATTTTCAGAAGATGAGAAGAGAAGTATCGATAGAAGGGCGCAAGATAATAGAAAGCCATCGAAGAAGTACATGGTCAACGATACGTTTGTGAAAGAGTGTTCGGAACTATTAAGACACATTTTAGAGCTACAAAAGGTTGTGTTTTCACTCAAGCCTCAGTACGAAAGCGACTCTGAGCTTAGCGAACGCGAAAAGGATGATTTCGACACGGAAGTTAGACTGCTGATCCAGCAGTATTTTGGCAAACTTAAGTTCCTCGGGAGATATGAAAAGAAGCGTCAGCAAATCGTCAAGGACCAGTTTCTAACAAATTCCGATTCTGAGCTTTTTTCGCTGTTTAAGTCCAGAGATGAGCAGTTTGAACTATTCCATCTGACCAACAATAAACACAGAGATGGGGTCCTGCAGTCGCTTAACATGCTTTTATCTTCcattttttccagcattTCAAGGATGCAGCAACAGAGACTGTCACGAAAAAAGGAACTCGAGTCTATCGACTTCAATGCACAGCTCTACGCGCCAATCCATAACATGGTTGGATCGGTATCGCAGTCACCGCCAATCGAGACCACGCAGCAAGAGGTTGAGCAATACAAACAAACAGTTAGCCAGTTGtcacagcagcagctccaaaTACTTGAGACAGAAcatgaagagcttttaaACCTTAAAACACAGGAGTTAGAGAGCGCAGAAAACTTGGGCAGAACCATGGTTCAAATCTCGTCTTTGCAAAATGAAATTGCTACACATTTACAGTCCCAAACCCAAAACATCTTTACATTATTAGACAATCACGACGATGTTGAGCTGGATATCCAGAAAGGCAACCGACAACTTAAAAAAGCACAACGACGCAGCGGCAAATCTGCAAAACTCATTGTCTATCTGTCAGTGATTTTTGGTGTGCTTATTCTCTTTTTAGACTTTATAAATTGA
- the RPF2 gene encoding rRNA-binding ribosome biosynthesis protein RPF2 (highly similar to uniprot|P36160 Saccharomyces cerevisiae YKR081C RPF2), with product MIRTVKPKNARAKRALDKKEPKLVENTKQALFVTGKSSTKVLHDAMVDLSALKKPDIKRFNKKNEVRPFEDAEPLEFFSEKNDTSLMVLGTSSKKRKNNLTFVRTFGYKIYDMIELQIADNYKFLSDFKKQTFAVGLKPMFSFQGSAFDTHPVYKHVKSLFLDFFRGTTTDLHDVAGLQHVISLTIQGDFEDGESLPNVLFRVYKLKTYKSEQGGRKLPRVELEEVGPRFDFKIGRIHSPSPELEKEALKRPKQLEVKTVKNIQLDSMGDKIGTIHMNKQDLGKLQTRKMKGLKSRFDQTSVDSDTENYLNDEEQELQGAEESYGEDFVTANDIDVEPPAKRMKK from the exons ATGATCAGGACAGT AAAGCCCAAGAACGCAAGGGCTAAAAGAGCTCTagacaaaaaagagccCAAATTGGTCGAAAACACCAAGCAGGCCTTGTTTGTCACTGGTAAATCGTCAACCAAGGTATTGCACGATGCGATGGTCGACTTGAGTGCCTTGAAGAAACCAGATATCAAGAGattcaacaagaagaatgAAGTCCGCCCCTTCGAGGATGCAGAACCTTTGGAGTTTTTCAGTGAGAAAAATGACACCTCCTTAATGGTTTTGGGaacaagctcgaagaagcgcaagaacAACCTAACATTTGTGCGCACCTTTGGCTACAAAATTTATGATATGATTGAGCTGCAAATCGCTGACAACTATAAATTTTTGTctgatttcaaaaagcagacTTTTGCTGTGGGCCTCAAGCCTATGTTCTCGTTCCAGGGGTCAGCCTTCGACACTCATCCAGTTTACAAACATGTGAAGTCGCTTTTCTTAGACTTCTTTAGAGGAACCACCACCGATCTGCATGATGTTGCAGGTCTTCAGCATGTCATCTCTTTGACTATTCAGGGAGATTTCGAAGACGGAGAATCGCTTCCAAATGTTCTCTTCAGAGTGTACAAGCTGAAAACTTACAAGAGCGAGCAAGGTGGAAGAAAGCTACCTCGCgtagaacttgaagaggTGGGTCCACgttttgatttcaagattgGCCGTATCCATTCACCATCTCCAGAACTGGAGAAGGAAGCGCTCAAGAGGCCTAAGCAACTGGAAGTGAAGACTGTCAAGAACATTCAGCTAGACTCCATGGGTGACAAGATTGGTACAATTCACATGAATAAGCAAGATCTTGGTAAGCTGCAAACCAGAAAGATGAAGGGTCTCAAATCTAGATTCGACCAGACAAGTGTTGATTCCGACACTGAAAACTACCTGAACGACGAAGAACAGGAATTGCAGGGCGCTGAAGAGAGCTACGGTGAAGATTTTGTAACTGCAAATGACATTGACGTTGAGCCTCCTGCcaagagaatgaagaaataa
- the DAD2 gene encoding Dad2p (weakly similar to uniprot|P36162 Saccharomyces cerevisiae YKR083C DAD2 Essential protein component of the DASH complex involved in spindle integrity and kinetochore function interacts with Duo1p and Dam1p localizes to intranuclear spindles and kinetochore), translating into MLMSRFTYQIINKDQIKGSFEELLTFCEERESESLNKEICFLLFRMPLEDQIASKRRELEALKKINTLTNSMRLQLDGLAVEVKKMHENAENTANVMKNWDSIVRSISQASLSLLQYSEGDYEVGIWDQDQKRSDEREESESEPPLPETLVRVKVDNDGGPSS; encoded by the coding sequence ATGTTGATGTCACGTTTCACGTACCAAATCATAAACAAAGATCAAATCAAAGGGTCTTTCGAGGAACTTTTGACCTTCTGTGAGGAGAGGGAATCTGAATCTCTCAACAAGGAAATTTGTTTTCTGCTGTTCAGAATGCCTTTAGAGGATCAGattgcttcaaaaaggagaGAATTAGAAGCGCTCAAGAAAATAAATACCCTGACAAATTCTATGAGGCTTCAGCTAGATGGTTTGGCGGTCGaagtaaaaaaaatgcacgAGAATGCCGAGAACACGGCAAACGTAATGAAAAACTGGGACTCAATAGTGAGGTCTATATCACAGGCAAGCCTGAGCTTATTGCAGTATTCTGAAGGAGATTATGAAGTTGGAATTTGGGACCAGGATCAAAAAAGGAGTGACGAACGCGAAGAAAGCGAGAGTGAACCCCCCCTTCCGGAAACGTTGGTGAGAGTTAAAGTTGACAATGATGGAGGTCCTTCTTCGTGA